In the genome of Xiphias gladius isolate SHS-SW01 ecotype Sanya breed wild chromosome 18, ASM1685928v1, whole genome shotgun sequence, the window GCAGCCTTCACCAAGAAGGGGAGCAGTACTCACCTACCACCACCAGGTGGCAATATTCTACCTCTCGCAACCATTCCGACTTAACTGGGCCTTGGGCTGTCTCCCCCAGGGGACTAGCGGctcaggaaaacacaacttcatGGTCAAATCAAGGACACACAGCTTCCATTAGGCAAATCAGGAGTGAGTTGAGAGAGCCTTTGAGTGAGGGTTCAGAGGACTCAGACACAGTTTTCTCTGAACCGCTCTCTGTCCGGTCTCAGAGACTGAATGAAAGGCTCAACACAGCACCTCCTCAATGGTGGACCTCTTTACATCATCCGCAAGAGAGAAACTACAGAAGTGTTTGCTCTCACAGCAGCTTTACAGATGAGCTCGGagtgcaggaggagagaggagagtgggaCGGGGACTATTATGGTGACCGAGAGAAGAGGAGGCCTAGGAGTCAGGATCAGGAAAGGAACCTCAGAGAGGAGTATGAGGGTTGGCACAGAAGCAGAGATCAGAGTAGAGACTGTAGGTTGGTTGAGGTAAGAGAAAGGCGATGTAGTCGCAGTAAATCTGTTAGGCTACATGACAGGAACAGACATGGCAACAGAGACTCAGCAAGGACCTGGAGTTGTAAGGAGAACCCTGACAAACGTGTCCACTTTCAGGACGATACCAGAAGCTCTAACAGGCAGCAGGATGAAAGCAGCTACGTCTGGGAGATGCTAGGACAGGTCCTCAGAGAGAGGGGTGTGCCTGTGAGGTTTGGTGGCAGTGGGGCGCCACTGCAAATAAGGCCTCAAAGCAGAGACAGCCAGGTGCTTCATGGGAGTGAGGTCTCCTATTGCGACTCCCAACCAGATCAGAGAGTCTTCCAGCGAGCTGCCACCACCAGGCACAGTTTCCATGGAGATatcagggagaggaggagatcgTCATACCGAGAGAGCAGTGGGAGAGATCACAGAGAAGACCGAGAAAGGCACCGCGATAATGTGAAGCTTGCTGGAGAGATTTATCGCATTAGTGGGAGAGACTCATATCTTGATAACCGGGAAAGGCAAGGCAGTAGAAGGTGGAGAGAGCACGGATACACTAATGATCACGAAAGGGAAGGAAATTACAGGGTCAAGAGGACAACAAGCGAATGCAGGCGTTGGCACAAGACCATAGAAGAAAGGTTAAGctcagaggaggagcaggaggcgGAGAGGAGAGTAGAGTGGCCCCCCCGACGAGTCCATCAGCATAGCCAAAGCCTCAGCACCAGCGGGGCTTCAACCAGGGATAGGTCAAGGCACATGGCAGCAGGTAACACCCAGAACTGCAGCCAACTCCaatctgcagagggaaagctTCCAAAGCTGTGCTTCCTATCCGTGTACATCTGCTCCTCTCATTTTCCCTCAATCATTGTCTAAGCTGGACAAGAGTGGGTTTTAATGGTGATTTGGGGTCTCTTACTGAAATgggatgttttcctttttcatatctgtaataaaatctaaaataatattCAGTGTGTACTTCCattctcatcttcatcttcatcatcagtcTTTTAGTCTTGATGTAGTGAGAGCACCTAGGAACATGCCTTTATATGCTGCATCATCTTATCAGTGCGATTCAAATATCagtctttgtgtctttcagcCTTTGTTCCGATATACTTGTATGATTCATCACTGatcttctgtttttaatgttttatattattttactgCCCGTACATTCTGTTTCATCATATTCGCTACATTAGCTTTGGATTTGCCGGTACATTTTTAACACTGTGACATCTCACCCTTAGGAGTGCCACTGCAACCAGAGCCGGCTGAGGCAAGTCTGGATCTTGGGGAGTTGCAGCAGGTCCTACAAGATGAAGAACTAGCCCGCAAGCTGcaggatgaagaggaaaagCTGTTGAGGAGGGTGAGTGATCCAAGAGTTTATCACGGCACACTGTGATTTCAAGGAGGAAGGATAGGGGGTcagtctctctttcattcttttttgttttcattcactgtCTTGTTCTCGCAGAACTCCCAACCCTCTCCGCGCAGTTCTTACCCAGGGGGAGACTTCAGAGTAGCACAAGTGGCGCAGGATGAGGTACGATGATGAACTCGCATGATGTCAGTAATCATGTATCTCATGTTTAACATCCACCTGTGGAATGAtactttgctgtgtttttgcatcAGGAAATTGCACGCTTTATGCAGAAGCAGGAAATTACGTCAAAGCGTAGATCTCGTGAGCTAGAAGGGCCAGCGTCGTGGCGCGAGCACAAAGCAATGATCAGTCACCATGAAAGACGAGctgtaagagagagacaggtaaaTGTGTTACATAGACAGGCTTTAGATGTCATTGTCACGCATGTCTTGCGAAGAACTCGCTTTCCTCAAATGTTGTTAATATGGATGTTTCCATcggcaacatttttaaaagaagctgATGAAATGAGTTAGACTCTTTTGTGCACTGTCTCAGGTCCAACGAGAGCGACTTGACTCAGAGGGCCTTCCTTCCCCCACCGAGGACTGCTCCTCAGAGAACCAGCCACCCAGTCCCATCTCCACTTCACCGTAATTGTTGCTACATGAATATGCGTAGAATTGCTACTATGCACTATACTATATGCTGATGTACAACTGCTGCATTTACAGACAAGCCCAGCAGATCAGAAACATTGCAGAGGAGCTGGACCCAACCTTCCAAGCCCGGAGGCAAGACCCAGAGAGCCTCCGAGTGGGACAAACAGGTACTGTAAACAGGACCAGTGGTACTTAAAATGAAACTGTTAAAACAATGGCTGGATACTCATATCCTTTTCCTCTATTATAGCTCTAGCCTGTCCGTCACTTCCTATGCCACATTGTGGCTCACATGACTTCCTTGAGGAACCTACTTTCGTCCCACCCACAAAGcggcaaaatgaaaaatcaggaCGTACTAAAccaaaagagaagaaggaaaattGCAAGCAACAATAATGTCCAGCACAGTGTCCTGTTGGAGGGCAAATATAACTAAATATGAGTTCAGCTACAGAGTTCTCATTACTTATTACTTTTAGGTTGAAAATTACAAGACTTAATTTCTACCAGCCTCCCCCATTAGCACTTTAGACCACTggaacaaagagaaagaagtgaGAGAAGTGATTATTTTAGAATATTTCTTAGTTAAGTGAATAATGAAAACACTTTGGACTCATGcctttataatttttaaaagggaaaactgaGGTTTGTTGAAGTATTGTTTGAATTCATCATTGTTGAGTGTCTAATTTAAACAGTATACATTGTTATTATGTTTATaacttttatttgtctttatttagctaatcattttgttgtcagtatccaaaatgtcatgtttgtttgtatttgtttaaagaaCTGCAgacatttctgcagtttttttttttttttttttttttgcaattgtACTTAAGATTTATTTCTACACCAAATATACTGAACGGAAATAACCAAGTTCTAATGATTGGATACTTCCTTAGTATCTGTTTTGCATTGTTTAAATGTCATGtaatatttggggttttttgacATGACTCCAGTCGTGTTTACAGTAGCGCAATGACAATCAAATATACTTATTTAATCCTTTATTTAAATGgtttaaatcacatttactgAAAAGATATATTTCAACTGTCATAATTTTATGTTAAAGTGCTTTGTTATAtccaaatgtaaatataaccaACTCGTGAGCATGAATGTTCAACCTTTGGGGTCAATATGTATGTAACAAAGTAATCAGATCAAAGGTTACTAGTTttttggagctttcaactgcatttccAGGTTCTTCACATTAGACGCAAAAGATCATCCTTGTACTGAGACAGGGGTTAggttccccccccccccacgtaTGGCCACGTGTTATCATGTGACTGAATTTCCACACTTAGGTCACATGATGAATCCTGAGCCAGCTCCATTCAAtggatgaagactgtgagaggCATTTGAAAGCTCCAACAAGCTTGTAAGTGGACCTTCAAGCTTAGATGATTTGGTATAATATACATctcatgtttttgtattttttccctaAGTGGGTCTTCGTCAGTCCGAGCCAGTTAGCATTATTCACAGGGTATTATCATATAACACAGGAAACCTGCTCCAACAACAGGATAGCGATTtgatttttacacacacaactgttctgtagtgtgttttttttgtatgttgatattcacacatttaaaacacttgtttttgttttgttgtttttttttcaaatgaaatatgcCACTGCTTAGGTGGACCACTATGGATGAAACTTTTCTGTATAAACgtgaaacaaatttaaaaaaaaatatttttattggctgtttaaaaatgttacaaaaatataatgtaaaagaTGTGTACAGCTCTGAAGAggcatatgaaaaaaatgtcatttaaaaaaaaaaaaagattaaaattcaCATATGCAAAATGTTATGCACTCCTGGTTAGTTTGATAACGTTCTACTGAATAACTTGTGTTTGACTGTACTATGGTGACAATTCTCAGTGCAGCCCCTTGTGAACTTTGTGGTCTTTCACCAGCCACTTCGCTTGAGTTATGACTCAAACATAGTCACTGATACATTACTATAGTTGTGGGCTAACATTTCACTCTGAGCCCACATAGCATGTTTCTCAAATTTTCCGAAGAACGATACGCCCTGCTTAATTTCagatatgtgtttttaaaaaaaaaaaaaaaaaaaattccacttgGTCTCACCTTGCTGCCCACTCCACTCTGctaaaagttaaacaaaagcaaaagggcATACAGGACTGGTTTGGGGGGGGTTTCCACGTGGCCCTTGAGCCTCATTTTGATATCTTGTGTGTGCCGcgtaaatacttttttttacaagtttctATCAGATTTGTCCTGAGGATTTCCCACATGACGCACTTCGCTGGAGTTTCCTTTGGGATACCCGCAGTGTTGCCACTCGCTCAAGAGGAATGTGTCAGCTAGGTAAATCAGTGCTGTTGAACCTTAACTAAACCTGTCTTACTAAAAAAAGAACCAAGTATTGTAGATCGTTGCTCACAGTACTATACCGTACTGTACAGTAGACTCACTGGTGCTGTAGGATTACATATTGACAAAAAGGGAAACTCCCTTCTCTGGACTTTTTGACACCAATGAAGAAATAGTAGGAAAGTCCATATAGTTCCTCTTAAGGTAGAGGCGCAGAGACTATATATACACTGCCTTCAGTGTGATAAGTCAACAGTACACAAAGCTATTATCTTACTATTTTCACAATTTATCACTCAAAGTagacaaatttaaataatacacCACAAACGGTCCCTCGATAAATAATGTTTCACCACATAAAATCGTGATTGACCCAGcgttgtttttctttagctgCAGCAACATAACAGGGTTATAAATGTACAAATTCAGCAGTAAACAGTAGGTAACTAGGAAGGGCATTGGAGCCTGCTCAGCATTATCCATCAAACCTGTCTGTCGACAAATTTTTGTACATCCAGCTGAACGCCCACCTGCACTGTACATTCACACAGAGCAAGCCTCAGCGGCCGCACTGCTCAGACATGCAAATATCAGCATAGCGAAATTCATTGGCTCTCGTTCAAACCCTTCGATATTGTTGCACGCAGTCCATTGTCACAAGTCCAACTACTTTGTTTGAAAGTcgttaaaaagaggaaaaaaatgtcgTTTCCTCTGGTTTgaaaaatctaatctaatgaCCTATTTTAGAAccaaaagggggaaaaacaaagCCTCACTGTCTGCTATAATTCACATGATGAGTAGACTATTGTCCGtccactttgttttttccctcccaGAATTCCCCTTCCTCCCATGTGCACATTTACTACATCAACAAAAGATCACTAAAATTGTATCCTGGTGTAATTTTTGAGGAAAACGTTACATCTCACCTGACCTATAAAGATTTTTCACAGTAGCATAGGTTATTTGGATAAAGGAAAAGAGGGTGGTGAACGCAGTTTTCTCTTTGTTACATTTAAAACCAGGCAAATTGATgctacaaagacattttttccaaacttgTGGCTCAATATCACAGAGAAGGATCCCAACTCATTCTTGATCTGAATTCAGCAAAACCTTAACAGGTATTTCAGAGTGGCTTTCTTGTCTTCTCCCCTTCCATTCATGCAATGAGCTGGTCTGAGGAGTCCTTGGAGTCCAGGGACTCTGAACTGCTGCCTTGCTCTTGCTGGGCCTCGTGAAAACTGCACTCTATTGCAATTAATGTCCTAGGATCAtctaaggaagaaaaaaagggggacgaatcaaatattttttactgtatttgtttttggcTGTAATCAGTATCATTCAGGTAACACGGTCAGAACAATTTCTTCATAATCTATCATGAAGTACAACAGTAATTACCTGTAGGGGTTCTGATTATGGGTGTTTTTgtgattgtcttttttttcttctttcttatcTCGCGACTTTTCAAAGCCACAACGATGATGGTGATGCCCATCAGAGCCATGCCAATGACCAAAAATGAGAGCAGTAGGCTTGTGTGTTCCCTGGAGCCTGATAGAAAACAGCAAGGAATTATAGCTGGCTtcagataaataaagataaataaagataaagataaaaattaAAGCACAACTACACTAGAAGAACAGAATTTTGCCTTACCGGTTGGGTTGGGACTGTGTGATGATTTAACTGAAGTGTTAGCGCACATACTGTCAGTAAATTCATTTCCTTTGGCCACAATGTATTGATCTGGATTGGGACaccttagaaaaaaaatataaacagcgACACAATAATTCCAATGATTTTTCTGGTTTCCCAGTAAATCAATCGCTCAGTACGAGAACAGCAGCAAAAGAGCAGGTTATATCTCACTTGGTTTTCCA includes:
- the ccdc187 gene encoding coiled-coil domain-containing protein 187 isoform X2, with product MAELEIDQSNLPRVQEVCQCFAVLEDGVLAHNLQEQEIEQYYTTNIQKNQLVQNDIRVAKRLQNEEEEQRAQQSATLRQTSRQLEEQDFEYARIIQEEIVRCDEEARRREHDDEEIAKQMQEEEEQRIRRWSRGQEGCSEGVPLQPEPAEASLDLGELQQVLQDEELARKLQDEEEKLLRRNSQPSPRSSYPGGDFRVAQVAQDEEIARFMQKQEITSKRRSRELEGPASWREHKAMISHHERRAVRERQVQRERLDSEGLPSPTEDCSSENQPPSPISTSPQAQQIRNIAEELDPTFQARRQDPESLRVGQTALACPSLPMPHCGSHDFLEEPTFVPPTKRQNEKSGRTKPKEKKENCKQQ
- the ccdc187 gene encoding coiled-coil domain-containing protein 187 isoform X1, which translates into the protein MAELEIDQSNLPRVQEVCQCFAVLEDGVLAHNLQEQEIEQYYTTNIQKNQLVQNDIRVAKRLQNEEEEQRAQQSATLRQTSRQLEEQDFEYARIIQEEIVRCDEEARRREHDDEEIAKQMQEEEEQRIRRWSRGQEGCSEGSAGDPALPPPHQHTLSSLHQEGEQYSPTTTRWQYSTSRNHSDLTGPWAVSPRGLAAQENTTSWSNQGHTASIRQIRSELREPLSEGSEDSDTVFSEPLSVRSQRLNERLNTAPPQWWTSLHHPQERNYRSVCSHSSFTDELGVQEERGEWDGDYYGDREKRRPRSQDQERNLREEYEGWHRSRDQSRDCRLVEVRERRCSRSKSVRLHDRNRHGNRDSARTWSCKENPDKRVHFQDDTRSSNRQQDESSYVWEMLGQVLRERGVPVRFGGSGAPLQIRPQSRDSQVLHGSEVSYCDSQPDQRVFQRAATTRHSFHGDIRERRRSSYRESSGRDHREDRERHRDNVKLAGEIYRISGRDSYLDNRERQGSRRWREHGYTNDHEREGNYRVKRTTSECRRWHKTIEERLSSEEEQEAERRVEWPPRRVHQHSQSLSTSGASTRDRSRHMAAGVPLQPEPAEASLDLGELQQVLQDEELARKLQDEEEKLLRRNSQPSPRSSYPGGDFRVAQVAQDEEIARFMQKQEITSKRRSRELEGPASWREHKAMISHHERRAVRERQVQRERLDSEGLPSPTEDCSSENQPPSPISTSPQAQQIRNIAEELDPTFQARRQDPESLRVGQTALACPSLPMPHCGSHDFLEEPTFVPPTKRQNEKSGRTKPKEKKENCKQQ